In Calliopsis andreniformis isolate RMS-2024a chromosome 6, iyCalAndr_principal, whole genome shotgun sequence, the genomic window AATCAGTTTAAGTAGTTCGTACTGTAATTGAATTAAGATCTGCTTAAAGGATTCAAAATTCAATTTACATACACGTATTACAGTCTCCAACAGTTGCTTGTTTGAACAATGAATACAGTTGAAGGAGATCAGCATCAGAAGGTTGGGAGCTCAGCTCCTTAACTTCTTCCGCAGCCTTATTAAATCTCTGAAAAAGTATAATCATAAGTACAAtgtattttaattataaaaaatatgatATGCAAACACTTTCAGGATATCCCCCAACAATGATTACCGAAACCTTTATGTTAACACATACAGTTAGACATGACTCATCAGTGGTCATTGAGTGATGCTATTATTTACTGCCATAACTCATTAAGTAGCGAGTTATCGCGTGATCGTGATACTCGTATCTGATTGTGACTTGGGTGGGTCACAAGCACAATATTTATGCGATATAAAAAAGATACACATCTATTTATTctaaaatattaacaataaatGCTTTTCTCAAAATTAGGCCACGTAATCACAATAAAATCAGCCATAACGAGCCGGTATTCGAAATATTCACTGTCGTTCTGAATTTGTTAATAATTCTCCATTTCACAATcttcgaaaattgaaaattaaagaaaccATTGATTTATCACAGAGTATCAACAACACCAATTAAAGGAAAAAATTAACACCAAAATATTTACTTCGTCAAGAGACATAATTTGAAGTCAGAGCAGGAAATTCACTACTATAAACTCGACTTGCACGTTCGTTCTGAGACACCGGTACGCATCAACAGAACGCTCTCTTGGCATGTGGTCGTTTAAATTCCTCCCACCCTTGGCTTGGACATGATGTGACCATGACCAGCAATAATTTTCTTAGATAAGAGGATTTTAATTAGTAGAATATTCATATAATCGCATGCTATCGCAGTGTACCTTGATATCATCAGAAACAGTTCGCGGCAGTATCGATCGTGAGCTGAGCCTGTAATCTTAAGCATGGAATGGAGAAATCCAGTTTGAGAACCATCTTTACGACTGCTTTGATTAATTTATTTTGAAGATTCCAGTACATAGTACggaaatgattttattttaaaataaatcaaGCTCGCGTGAAAAATAAAGTTTTCATTTTTCACTGAATATAAACTTTAATTTTCGTTAATGCAATGGCAGTTTGCAAAATAGTAAAAACAGGATCAAACAAACGCGGAGTCTACAGGTATTCTACAGAATTTTAATTTCCGGTAAGCACAAAGTAGATGGATGCAAATGTGTGTTGCAAAAGATATCGATGGCTGTTAAGTAACACCGGAAATGTGACATATTTAACAAAATATGTATAGGATCATCATACAACATTGGAAAAGAACATTTAAATAAACTATCATCCCACGATTTCTGAGAATTGGTAACTATGTAAGTGGGAAATTTACGGAACTAATAATGGAATGCAAATCATTCTCGAATCACATGCACCACGATGTATTGTCTTCGGTACAGAGGTGCCAAATTCTAGCTCAAGTTGCAGATATTTTAAAATGtgctataaaaataaattaaaacaagCATAAAATTTCTTTAATGCGAGAAAAATGAAACGCTAATCATAGAATGCTGTTATCTGATTTGAATCGATGAAATGGGTTGAGAACCACTGACATAGAACGTGTAGCACGCTCGTGGactttttttgttttcaaaatACGTTAGATGGCAGCACGCGCGTGTGTAACCACTTCCACGTAAAAAATGGCGGACTCCAAGGGTGCGTTTTGTGATTTCTTTCCGTATAGTAATAAACTGTTGATACATCTCGCGCGATCGTGTAAATCGTAAATTCAGTATCTGTAAGGAGTTCTTATCGCCTCGTTTTTGTATGGATTCCACGTTTCTTTGGAACTGTTATTTCTAACATTTGTTCGCGCGAGTGGTCAACCAAGCAACTTTGTTTGACAATCGTTCTAATTATTTGTTTCGTGTTTTATTTAGAAAGCACAGAAGAAACCAGCAAGCCGTCGTATATTTTAAAGGTAGATCCACCGCAGGACTCGACGGAGGATCCACCTAAAAATTCTACCAATGGTAAACACTATTGCCTTTTACTTCAAATGCGCAATTTTGTTTGCAATATTTTTGTATTGCACATTTCTAGTCGTTAGGATACTTTATTTACTGTCTTCAAGTGCACAGTTGGTTGCAAACCGTTCTCATTAATTGAAGTAACTTTTGTCACATGATCTGATAGAGGTTGTGATGCATAAGAATGAAGCCTTGCTTGAATCAATATACACAGTGTTTGGAAAATAAGTGAACACATTTTGAAAGAGCATTAACTTTACGCATCGCTTGAATCATTGATAttatatgtttattacagtactAAAGTTGATTGAACATTATTGATATTCTCTTGGCTTTAGGTTTTATGTTGCGTATAAGTAATAACATTGTTACcatctttttctttttaataatagtctACAAAGAATGATTAGTTTAAGGCATTTCTTTCTACATCCTCAGAAGTATTTTGGAACTTATTAATCTTATTCAATGGTTTTTTACATTATTGTGTATATCAGAATCAGTTATAAAGAAATGTACTTATTTCTAGTTTTTGTCCATAACTATTTAAGGATTTCAaggttttaaagaaaattatatgCATTAAACATGTATGCATGCTCAGAATCCACGAAGCTACATGTGCGGATCAATCTGTTGTAGTGGACCACAAACACGTAGCACTTGAATATTGTACTTATAATAACCACAGCTAATACTTGCGTTTAATAATATTTGTATCATATCTATGCTACAAGTATCGTGTGTGATATAGTATATTTTTAAGTTATGATATCAGTGGTACTCATTATTATATAGCAAGCCAGTCATGCAAATGTgcattgcaaacattttaaaaaatatgagaattgattatatatttgttttttgaatctttattctatattatgaTTTGACAGAATTAATAGGTAATATTATATGTGAACAAATTGTTTCAGACAAAATGGAGAATCAATCTACAGAAAACAGTACTCAGGAATCTTCATCGAGTTCCGCCAAGTCTATCACTAAAACAACCCGtatgcaaatattttattattagaattattttaattactgTTAAGGTAATAATTAGTATATTCTGTATTTAGATCGTGTGGTGGCTGCCTCAAAGTTTGGAAATCCATTTGGCTCCAATGATACTACCAACTCCTTGAGTAGCAAAACGAAGTCTTCGATATTGAGGCCCTCTCAATTGAGTGCAGTAACAAATAGTCAACCAGCTAATAAAACGGTCTTAAAACCAGCTAAATTTCAAAACCCATTCTTGAAAGTAACAGAAACTGGCTCAGAAGATAAAGGTGATTCTACAGACCAAAACAACAAGAACAATGGGAAGGAAACCAAAAATGAAGAGAAACCGGCAGAGGAGGCAAAACCACCTACGTTTTTATCACTCGGAGTGAGCACAAAGGATAACGAAAAGAATAGTGTAAATAATACTACTACTGTGACACCAGAACCAAGCTTCGTATTCGGACAAAACTTAAAAGAACGCGTCGTAGTCGCGAATGACACAGAATCTTTAGAAAAGACAGAGAGTGAACAGAAGAAGGATGAGAGTACAAACGAAAACGGTTCTGCAGAGCTATTATTTTCAAATGCACCTGCAGCGTGTCGCACCACAGCTCGGCCCGGTTTGACGTTAACACAGGCGGCACAAGAATTAGAAGAAGCAAATCGTGCGAACAAACGAAAATATAGCCAAGTGACACCGTTGACTGGTGAAGAGGGCGAGACGAATGTCCTTCAAATTAACTGCAAACTTTTCGCATTCGACAAGGTACATAAAAGCATATAAAAGTATAAGATATAAATTAACCTTTAACTGTTGATACAGAGTTTGGTAAACTCCacgtgatatatttttattattactctTAGTTATCAAAAATTTCATAATGAAAGTTGGAAATATATGTCatacatttccacattccaacGAACCGTAATtaagaattaatattttttaacactagaactaccagAAGGATTGAAATGATTAATGTGCTTATTCGTTATTGTACATTTTATTCTTTGAaaatgttgttttttttttttcattaatgCTAAATATAAGtaagaaaatgaagaaataaacATTATTACTGTAATATATAAGCGTTCTCAGGAACCTTTAATTTTGGCATTTCGTTAAAACTAAATCTACATTAGCCTCGGTAGTTCTGGTGTTAaattttttttatgaattattaCTCAAGAAGTGTTTGTACTTTGTACTATAGGCTAGTAGCGGGTGGCAAGAAAGAGGAAGGGGTACGTTGCGATTAAATGACCTTGACGAAGAGTCCCGCCTGGTGGGTCGTACTGCAGGCACTCaaagattaattttaaatacGAAAGTGTGGCCTGGTATGACTGCAGAACGAGCTGCACCAAAGTCGCTTAGATTAACGGCAATGGACGTTCATGGTGATGTAAGGATTTTTATCGTTCAAGCGGCACCGaaggagatcgaacagttgcacACTTTGCTCCAACAGCGGTTGAAACGTGCTCAAGAACGTCAACCGAAGAAACTAGCGACTGATCACTGATGATCGTTCAATCATTATCGTAAGACGTTTGCTCTTTGTTACCTAGAAGTCGCTAAAGCGTAAGAAAAGTTGAGGAACTTTTTTGAAGAAGCATCATCAGGCCCTATCTAGTGAATTTGCGCGATAGGACAGCTATGAGTCGTGCCTTCCCTGTGGAAGTCTTGGACAACAGAGAAGGAGGTCGTAGCCTTTTCGCGCCTGATATCTCGGATTATCTTCTGATTTCGCAGTTACGAAGCCTCGTTTTGTAATCATTCCTAATTGATATTCTTCTTTTACACGGAATTCGAGCAATgttttttaaaacaaaaaatatgcGTTATTGTACGCGAGTCACGTAAACGCTAGGTAGAAAGATTTTTGATAATaacataatatataaatacaggaAGGAGGAGATATTGTAAATGAGAAAAAAGAGCAGAGAATAAGAGACCAGTACAGAAGAGTAGCATTTTAGTTTTAGGAACTGATCTCCGGAGGAGATCGCCTCCGCTTTTTATGATAGCGTTGTTCGTATCAGTTTAGATTTCTATTCTTTATCGGCTACACAATATACAAATATGGGTATTTTTTAAGTAATATTACTAATAGTTTCTCTTATTTAATGTAATTCTGCTGTGAACAAAAGGAGCAGTTCGATGTACGCGGCCAATCGAGGGAATATTTAATATAGTCTTGCGAGCACAAAGAAAATCGTCATTATTGTACGATCGAACCTGTAACTAATTGTACTTTAGTTGTAAATAGTGCCACGAAGAACTTCGGCTAGTTTTTTCTTGTTGTGTCTCGTGCATCAGTAAAAGTCAGAAGGCTGTGTTCGTGCGGCCCCTCTCTCATTTCGCTTAGCAATATTTATCACACGGATTACAACCGTCTGTGACGCGCACTGACCGAAGAAAAATATTACTTAATGCTACTCACGATACGATCACGTGTAATAAGTTCTCTGTACTTTGCCGCAGACAGAAAAAAATTCACTATACACATCGTTAattacagaaaaaatacaaacgTTTGCATAAAAAAAACACGAAAACCTGTATTCTCACTTTATTCTGTAGAACCTGGTACTTTCCTATAGACAAACTACTTCAAAAATTAATTCAATAGCATGTGGTAAAAATTACTAAATTAGTCAACGTATGTACAAAAATTTTATGAATCCGCTTTGTAAGGATACTgctgattattaattttatccAATTATACCTATCAATGAAAGATTTCTAAAGTACAGTTATTTGAACTTTAGAAGGTCACAAGGTCAACCTTAATTTCAAAATAGTGCAGGTGAAATCTTCACATACTATAAATACAAACGTTAATTTTCTTAGCTGTTATTATGCTATACTTATTTCCTTCCTAACTTATCCAAGTTTCGAGCAGCGTAGTAATAACAAATTTTGCAACAAATAATGAAAATGGTTTCAAATGTGAAGCACGGATTATATAAATTGAAGGAATGTTTCTAGAAGAAACCACAACGTTCACCTACAGTTGGAGTAGCTTTTCCAGGCTGGAAAACACGCTCAGCAATGAGATCTAGAATATTTTCCGCGAGCGGCGCTAGGATGGCCGATGGCGGGCGGCATTCAACAGGCTGATATTTATAGATCGAGAGTTTCGTGCAAACCTACAACGTTTTAGGCGTCAAAATCCAGTCCCCGCGTTCGTCAACATTCCTTCGATCACCTATGGACCTTGATCCGACAAAGAGACGGGATCCCGTGGAACCGCTGCGTCTCGAGGTCCAAGAAGACCGAGGAAACGAATCCGAGTGTGGCATCCTACAAATGTGAAAGGAAGCTGAAGCGCGTAGCTGACGTTTGAACATCATTAGCGCTACATTTGGTCGCGGGACGTCCCTGACAAAATGATAAATCGTGCTCGAAAGCTCGATCAACGTGGATAAACTCTCGATTCAGTAAAAAAGAAACACAGTTTCTGTCCATCCGTGTTCTTCAAGCGAGGCCTCCGAAGACGGATCTCCTTCTGTGCGTATTAGTCACACCTCCAATTTGTCAAAAGCAAGTGAAAGAGGGGAGGGAGAGCGATTGCTGAAAAAACGGGCAAGTGTTTCGAACAGGAAACGCAGATTTTCGACAGTCTGCGCGCTTTTTGAGGCAGTCACCAAGGTTGGGGGAGACTCTTTGCCAATTCTTGAGTCACTATCTGCAATTGTCTGCTGCTCCTCGAGATTGGCCGTGGTCACTTCTTCTATGACCCTTTAGCAGCTAATATTTCTGATTCTCCGTTTCGATTCATCCCCATTTCCTGTGGAAACTTCCATTCTCTCGAGCAAAATGCAATTCTCTCTCTTTCCTATGAAAATCAGATTCGATGAATCCCGATCGATGTGAGAAAGCGTCCAACTATTCAAGCGAGGATGTCGCTGGCTGACCAGCGGAAATTCTTCTCGCATTACGCGGCCAGGCCCGCAGGAATTCGAGTATTGCTCGCCAGAAAACTGAAAAGGTAGCATCTTCGACGCTGCGCCAGTCCAACAGCCCTGTTTCACAAACTCTGAACGTGAAGAATCTTTAAATTTGTCAATCAGCGTCGTTTAAAATGCGCGAGAAGTAAAGAAGTTTTAAAGATGAACGAACGTGCGATTAAAGAAATCGTTGGAGGTCTGTTGAAAGAAACTGGCAAGTAAATCGGGTCAGGATGATGTTCACCGGTGGTTCCCACGCTAAGAGGCGCAACGCAGGTGGTGGTTCCGGTTCAGGACGGAAGTCCATGGACCGCAGGAGCTCACAGGCTCGCGTGGGCGCGGAAGGATACACATACAGGTGAGCTGACCGGTACGTAAAGTGGTTATATGGAAATAAAGGATTACTGTTATAAAGTCGACTTATTTTTATAGAAATCGAGGtaaataaatttgattttgtataaagatttaggattttttGTATAAGGAGCATCTATATAATTTTTTTCTCTTAATTATacttgtttcatacaatggaatatATTGTTTCTTAGTGTATGTTCGTTTACGAACATAATGTTCACTATGTCTTTATCGGTAATATTTATGTTACAGtatgaattaaaaataattagacTGCACACGTGTTTGTCAATGTGCCAGAAGAGACTAATTTAATTAATGAAGTTCTTTCTTGattgaaaaaatattaatatcttACATGAGGAGGCGTCCTCTAGGTAATATGATGCCAAACTCAAAGGAAGCGCGAGAAGATATCGAAGAGGAGGGAATTTTAAAATGAGAAATCATAATTTGTATGTGATCGGCTAATACTCTAAGATTTCAGTGTatttagaaataattaaaattgatatgtatgtatattgaaAAGATTTAAATATCGAAAAGTCTTCTTTCTGTTTATTAACATTCATGTTCCTTTAGAGGACTGGCATAcacatatttataaaatatcctaggtatattttctcattttgtatttattaaatGTTCTCAGTGAATAAATTCTTTTCCCATCTTCTATAATTAAATTTCTCAATTTGCATTAAACAATTTACACTCGAAgttctgaaatataaaataaatctaaTCAAAGCCTAAAAAATTCGGTAACTTATCTTCTTCCAGTTTTGATTAGAGTTCACCATTTTACATACTTCTTTGTACCTTCTTCATTCACTAATGAGATACCTTAATGGAGTGTATTTTTTCCTAATGATTTTAGGACACGAATACCTATACTGAACCCAGCAGACTTACCACCAACCACGTCCTCAGGGAAAACATATGTTTACAAGACGAGGGTACCACGACGGGATATCACTGCAGCGTCGACGGCGTCGTCGTACGAAAACGTCGGCGGTGCAATAACGAGAAGAAGAGGCGCTGTGAAACACAACAAAGTGCACGTGATACGGGGCCACAAGTTGGTTGCGAAGTTTTTCAGGCAGCCTACCTTCTGCGTCTTGTGCAAGGAATTTCTCTGGTAATATTCACATTTATTGGCAATACATCCTCTTTATCGACGTTTCATCCGTTAGTTTTTCGTTATAGACTCATTATCATCCCCCTTATTCTTTACCGAAAAAGGGAGTTACCAACGTATAAATTGGTGTTACGAAAGAAGCTTGAAGaaactttcgaattttcaaattattgcaTTTTTAAGTTTTCAAATGCTTCAATTCATAAAATACACCGAACAATTGTGATTGTTAATATCTAATATTTCAAATGGAGGTATTGATGTATTCAACATAATGAGTTCTACAAATTGGTAAACTCATTAAAAAGATGCCTTACATTAAGTGTCTGATCGTACTGAGGTGTGAGTTTATAATTATGTAGATTCTATCTTGAAGTATGAATATACGAACATATTGATCTTTGAAAATCGTTTCACAAGTAGCATGAAATTTAGGGAAACCTAGAGAAAATTTCCTGAATCTTAAAGAGATAGACAATCAATATAATATGAATCCTCAAAAGTTCTAACTGGTTCACTCTGATGCCTTGTAAATTTTAATATGCAGAattttcgacaacaggtgtcagaaattttaagagatgtTTCTACGTGTCAAAATAGGATAAGAATAAAAGATAACGAAATTGCTTTGGAGCTTCGTTTTAGATTTATTAATTACTGCATAGACGTCCAAAACTCGCGAGAAGTATGTCtgatttaggacttattctactgctgacgtGTAGTAGTCAGTCCAGGCgcagtgaagtcagtagaataagttccgagtcagacacatttcacatgtaTCTTAGGTGTTTTCTCTACAATTAGCAACTCAAAAACAAACACCTAAACACAATTTcgtctatttttattttcgtcttattttagcatatagaatcattccttaaaatttctgatacttgTCTATACAGTAGTAGTTAAACGAGTTAATAACAGTACTTTTTCATACATGCAAAAACTAATATTAGATTGTTCTCGTCATGTTGTTATAACTAATTTATTATagggaatttcaaatttttatacaGCTTGTAAACAATATACATGGTAATATTTTAAAAGGCCTCTGGGGAGAGGCCTTGTGTTCAAAAAGAACACAAAATGTTCTATGACAACGTCTGATTTGCCtccgttttgcaataataatacccTAAAATTAACATACCTATATtctgtaattttgcagatacaTTGTAGGACAGAAATAAAGGAAAAAAGTCgtaatacattttattgtatctcccac contains:
- the Acbp1 gene encoding acyl-CoA binding protein 1 isoform X1; translated protein: MTTDESCLTVCVNIKVSRFNKAAEEVKELSSQPSDADLLQLYSLFKQATVGDCNTSRPGMLDFKGKAKWDAWNEVKGMAQDIAKEKYIQKVEELIATIGKK
- the Ranbp3 gene encoding ran-binding protein 3 gives rise to the protein MADSKESTEETSKPSYILKVDPPQDSTEDPPKNSTNDKMENQSTENSTQESSSSSAKSITKTTHRVVAASKFGNPFGSNDTTNSLSSKTKSSILRPSQLSAVTNSQPANKTVLKPAKFQNPFLKVTETGSEDKGDSTDQNNKNNGKETKNEEKPAEEAKPPTFLSLGVSTKDNEKNSVNNTTTVTPEPSFVFGQNLKERVVVANDTESLEKTESEQKKDESTNENGSAELLFSNAPAACRTTARPGLTLTQAAQELEEANRANKRKYSQVTPLTGEEGETNVLQINCKLFAFDKASSGWQERGRGTLRLNDLDEESRLVGRTAGTQRLILNTKVWPGMTAERAAPKSLRLTAMDVHGDVRIFIVQAAPKEIEQLHTLLQQRLKRAQERQPKKLATDH